GAAATGGTCAGAACCTATTAACTTAGGCTATCCAATTAATACACCAAGAGAAGAAATCCATTTTGTACTTTCGACCGATAAACGCACTGCTTATATCTCGAGCAATAGAGAAAAGAGCATTGGCGACTATGATATTTTTAAGGTGGATATGTCGGAATATTTCAAAACACAAAAAGAAATACCTGCTAATGTAGCTCAAGCTATATTAGGTTCTACTTTAACTATTATGAAAGGAAAAGTTAGCGATGCCAACGATAGTAAACCAATAAAAGCTGTTCTAACTTTTAAGGATGTAATAAATAATGAAACATTTGTAACAGAATCGAATGAGAATGGCGAATACTTTATAACTCTTCCTTCAGATAAACGTTACGAAGTTTCGACCAAAGCTGAAGGCTATAAACCATTTACCTTAAAATTTAAAGTTCCACGTAACGACGAATTAGATACTCCTTCGCTTATTAAGCACTTCTTATTAAATAAGGAATAAAACCAATATGACAAAGATTTTTTTAGCGACTATATTAATGGTAATATGGTCGTGCCAAGCTTTGCTGGCTGATACATCCTATAAAAAGGTATTAAAGTTCGAAATTAAACAAAATATTGAACCAGCTACATGGAGGCTTACTCAAAAAGTCTTTGAATATGCTAAAAATCATAGAGTTACTCATATTATACTTGAACTAAATACTTACGGAGGCATGGTCGATATTGCCGATTCTATACGTTCAAAAATTCTTTATTCGCCAACTCCCGTTTATACTTTTATAAATAACAATGCTGCATCGGCGGGTGCTTTAATTTCTATTGCTTGCAAAAAAATATATATGCAAAAAGGTGCAACTATAGGTGCAGCAACCGTTGTTGATCAGGAAGGAAAAGTGATGCCCGATAAATATCAATCTTACATGCGAAGTATTATGCGAGCTACTGCCGAATATCATGGTAAGAAAAAAATAAAAAACGATACAAACCAAGTAGAAATATGGATTCGTGATCCTCGTATTGCAGAAGCGATGGTTGATCCCAGCATTAAGATAGAGGGAATTGTCGACTCTGGAAAAGTTCTTTCATTTACTGCTAATGAAGCTATGCAATACGGATATTGCGATGGTATAGCTGAAAATATATACGAAGTATTAGATAAAGCTCAACTGAAAAATGCCGAATTTATTGAATATAAACCTTCATTTATAGAAAAAATAATATACTTTTTAATGAATCCACTTATTCAAGGATTGCTCATTATGCTGATAATAGGTGGCATTTATTTTGAATTGCAAACCCCTGGTGTAGGTTTTCCTTTAATTGCAGCTATTACCGGAGCTGTATTTTATTTTGCCCCTCTTTATTTAGAAGGACTTGCCGAACATTGGGAAATTCTTTTGTTTATCATAGGTATCGGACTTCTTATTGTAGAAATATTTGTAACTCCGGGATTCGGAGTGATAGGCACTATGGGTATTATTGCCGTTATAGTAGGCTTAACACTAAGCATGGTCGATAATATTGTTTTTACCATTGATGGAGCCCTTTTTCCTGCATTAGGAAAGGCTTTTTCAATAGTAATATTTTCGCTCCTATGTTCGTTCTTTCTTTCACTCTATTTTTCGCAAAAATTATTTACTAACCAAGGTCGTTTTAAGCATTTAGCATTAAATACCACTCAAAAAATGGATGAGGGTTATATTGGCATTGAAACAACCATCGCTCAAATTGTGGGTAAACAAGGTATAGCAGCCACGACCTTACGTCCATCAGGTAAAATCGACATTGATGGCATTTGGTACGATGCCGTTTCGGAAGATGGGCTCATTCATGTAAACGAACCGATTGAAGTTGTTAAGTTTCTAAATAACCAGGCCTATGTCAGAAGAATTAAAAAAGGATGATTTTATTGTACGTGATTTTAAAGCAGAAGATTTCCCCAAGGTATTAACAATATGGGAAGAAACGGGCTTAGGAGGTGCTCATCGTGGCGATAATTTAGAAATTATTATGGATACCCTTCAGCATGGAGGAGCCTTTTTTATACTTGAAAACACTAATAATCACGATATAGTTGGTACGGCATGGATTACCAACGATTTTCGTCGATTGTATTTGCACCATTTCGGAATGGCAAGGGCATATCAGGGCAAAGGTCTCTCGCATCTATTGGCTGACGCATGCATTCGCTTTGGAAAACAAAAAAAAATACAAATGAAGCTCGAAGTGCATAGAGAAAACCAAAAGGCTAAAAAGCTATACTTAAAGCATGGTTTTAAAGATTTAGGCGATTATGAAGTTATGATAATTAGAAATTACGATGAATAAGATTTTTTTTACTTTAGTACTTGCTGTATTGTTTTTCGATACGGCTATTTTATGGGCTCAAGCCGATATCAAACGCTTAAAGAAAGATGTTTATACCTTGGCAGCCGATTCGTTTTTGGGACGAAAGCCTGCTACTAAAGGCGATAGCTTAAGCGAGGCGTATATCTTAAATCAAATTCAAGCAATAAAAGCC
The Bacteroidales bacterium genome window above contains:
- a CDS encoding nodulation protein NfeD, which codes for MTKIFLATILMVIWSCQALLADTSYKKVLKFEIKQNIEPATWRLTQKVFEYAKNHRVTHIILELNTYGGMVDIADSIRSKILYSPTPVYTFINNNAASAGALISIACKKIYMQKGATIGAATVVDQEGKVMPDKYQSYMRSIMRATAEYHGKKKIKNDTNQVEIWIRDPRIAEAMVDPSIKIEGIVDSGKVLSFTANEAMQYGYCDGIAENIYEVLDKAQLKNAEFIEYKPSFIEKIIYFLMNPLIQGLLIMLIIGGIYFELQTPGVGFPLIAAITGAVFYFAPLYLEGLAEHWEILLFIIGIGLLIVEIFVTPGFGVIGTMGIIAVIVGLTLSMVDNIVFTIDGALFPALGKAFSIVIFSLLCSFFLSLYFSQKLFTNQGRFKHLALNTTQKMDEGYIGIETTIAQIVGKQGIAATTLRPSGKIDIDGIWYDAVSEDGLIHVNEPIEVVKFLNNQAYVRRIKKG
- a CDS encoding GNAT family N-acetyltransferase yields the protein MSEELKKDDFIVRDFKAEDFPKVLTIWEETGLGGAHRGDNLEIIMDTLQHGGAFFILENTNNHDIVGTAWITNDFRRLYLHHFGMARAYQGKGLSHLLADACIRFGKQKKIQMKLEVHRENQKAKKLYLKHGFKDLGDYEVMIIRNYDE